In Thermococcus chitonophagus, the genomic stretch GGAGAGCCAATGAGAGGCCAGGATATAGCGGAACTCGAGGTAAGGATGGAGGAGAGGGGTGTTTAGTCCTTAATTCTCCTTTCTTTTTGGAGGTTTTAGGATGAAGGTAGGAGTTATAGGATTGCAGGGAGATGTCAGTGAGCATATAGAGGCAACGAAGAGGGCTATGGAAAGCCTTGGCGTTTCCGGTGACGTCATTTGGCTCAGGAAGCCTGAACAGCTCGAAGGCATTAGTGCGATAATAATCCCGGGAGGGGAGAGCACTACGATCTCAAGGCTCATGCAGAAAACCGGCCTCTTCGAGCCCGTAAAGAAGCTGATTGAAAATGGACTGCCAGTGATGGGAACCTGTGCAGGGTTAATAATGCTGTCCAAGGAGGTAGTTGGGGCAACTCCCGAGCAGAAATTCTTAGAGGTTCTCGACGTGAAGGTAAACAGAAACGCCTACGGAAGGCAGGTGGACAGCTTTGAGGCACCTGTGAAGCTTGCCTTTGACGATGAGCCTTTCATAGGAGTCTTCATAAGGGCTCCCAGGATACTTGAGTTGCTTAGCGACAAAGTGAAGCCCTTAGCGTGGCTTGAGGACAGGGTTGTTGGCGTTGAGCAGGACAATATCAT encodes the following:
- the pdxT gene encoding pyridoxal 5'-phosphate synthase glutaminase subunit PdxT is translated as MKVGVIGLQGDVSEHIEATKRAMESLGVSGDVIWLRKPEQLEGISAIIIPGGESTTISRLMQKTGLFEPVKKLIENGLPVMGTCAGLIMLSKEVVGATPEQKFLEVLDVKVNRNAYGRQVDSFEAPVKLAFDDEPFIGVFIRAPRILELLSDKVKPLAWLEDRVVGVEQDNIIGLEFHPELTDDTRVHEYFLKKAL